The genome window CCGCGGCGGGGGCAGTGCCCGGAAAAAATATGAGTGCCAGGACAAGAAGGCAGGCGGATACGGTTTTCACGCAAGAATTCCTTTGGCGGTTGTTTGTGGCTGAGCGTGAGAATATTCGGCATTGGGAACTATTGCAAGCGGGTGGTGGCATCGTTTCAGGGCGGCGCGCACCTTGAGTTTGACGGCAAAAAAACATACTGTCCGGGAATGTTCGGACCAACCTTTCTCTACCCAAGGAAAATTCATGGACCGCATCGAACAGAAAATACTCCAGATTATTGACCGGAACGCCCCCGCGCTCATCGCGGAGGGACGGGCCCTGTTTTGTGCCGCCGAGCGCGGGTTCGCCGAATATGAAACCGCGAAAATGACCGCCGGAAAACTCCGCGCCATGGGGCTGGACGCCCGCGAAGGCCTGGCCGTGACCGGGGTCAAGGCCGTGCTCGGCAAAGCCGGCGGCCCCACGGTGGCCGTCATCGGCGAGCTTGACGGCATCATGTGCGCGGAGCACCCCAATGCCGTGCCGGGAACGGGCATGTCCCACGCCTGCGGGCACAACGCCCAGATGATGGGCATGTTCGGCGCGGCCCTGGCGTTGAGCGACCCGGAAGTCGCTTCCTCCCTTGACGGGCGCGTCGCCATTTTCGCCGTGCCGTCGGAAGAGTATCTTTCGGCGGACATCCGCGAATCCCTGAAGGCGGAAGGTAAAATCCGGTACTACAGCGGCAAGAGCGAACTGATCCGCCTGGGAGAGTTCGACGATGTGGACATCTGCCTGACCACTCACGCCCACATGGTGGCGAACGCGGATTGCGACCTTTTGCTCGGCAACAACTCGGTCAGCGGGTTCATCGGCAAGACCGCCGTGTTCAAGGGCAAAGCCGCCCACGCGGCCGCCGCCCCCCACGAAGGGGTCAACGCCCTGAACGCCGCGGCGCTCGGCCTCGCGGCGCTGGGCATGGCGCGCGAAACCTTCCGGGAAAAGGACTACATCCGGGTGCACCCGGTCATGCGCTCCGGCGGCGGGGCCGTGAACGTGGTGCCGCAGGAGGCGGTCCTGGACATGATGGTGCGCGCCAAGACCATGGAAGGCATCGCGGAGGCCTCCGCCAAAACCGACCGGGCCTTTCGCGGCGCGGCGGCGGCCATCGGCGCGGAAGTGGCCATCAGGGAAGCGCAGGGCTATATGCCGGTCATCGAGCGGGAGGCCGACCCCGTGCTGTTTGCAGCGGCGGCGGCGCTGGGGGATGGTGTGAGCGTCAAGGGCATTACCCCCGGCATCCAGAACGCGGCCTCCACCGACGCCGGGGATTTAACCCACATCATGCCGGTGCTCAACTTCACCTTCGGCGGGTCCAGGGGCGCGCTGCACAGCCGCGACTTCACCGTGACGGACGAAGAGCTTTTTTACGTCACCCCGGCGAAACTCCTGGCACTTACCGCCTACCGCCTCCTGCGCGCTGGGGCCGGGGAGGCAAAAGCCGTCATGGAATCCTTCACGCCGGTATTCTCCCGCAAAGGCTACCTGGAGCATATCGAAACCCTGCACCGCTGAGGCGGTACTTCGGCATTTTCTCAAACTCCCGCAAGGTTCCGGACG of uncultured delta proteobacterium contains these proteins:
- a CDS encoding conserved hypothetical protein (Evidence 4 : Homologs of previously reported genes of unknown function); its protein translation is MDRIEQKILQIIDRNAPALIAEGRALFCAAERGFAEYETAKMTAGKLRAMGLDAREGLAVTGVKAVLGKAGGPTVAVIGELDGIMCAEHPNAVPGTGMSHACGHNAQMMGMFGAALALSDPEVASSLDGRVAIFAVPSEEYLSADIRESLKAEGKIRYYSGKSELIRLGEFDDVDICLTTHAHMVANADCDLLLGNNSVSGFIGKTAVFKGKAAHAAAAPHEGVNALNAAALGLAALGMARETFREKDYIRVHPVMRSGGGAVNVVPQEAVLDMMVRAKTMEGIAEASAKTDRAFRGAAAAIGAEVAIREAQGYMPVIEREADPVLFAAAAALGDGVSVKGITPGIQNAASTDAGDLTHIMPVLNFTFGGSRGALHSRDFTVTDEELFYVTPAKLLALTAYRLLRAGAGEAKAVMESFTPVFSRKGYLEHIETLHR
- a CDS encoding hypothetical protein (Evidence 5 : No homology to any previously reported sequences); this encodes MPGQEGRRIRFSRKNSFGGCLWLSVRIFGIGNYCKRVVASFQGGAHLEFDGKKTYCPGMFGPTFLYPRKIHGPHRTENTPDY